One Citricoccus sp. K5 DNA window includes the following coding sequences:
- a CDS encoding acetolactate synthase large subunit: MSNGPRITPSVMPSHTARDRRDRNESPADSLVPGLNRVVEPVQMTGSQAIVRALEELGVTDVFGLPGGAILPTYDPLMDSTTIRHILVRHEQGAGHAAQGYYLASGRPGVAIATSGPGATNLVTAIADAHMDSQACVFITGQVASTAIGSDAFQEADIVGITMPITKHSRLITKAADIPQAMAEAFHIATTGRPGPVLVDVAKDAQQAMMEFSWPPKIDLPGYRPVVRGHSKQVREAARLIQRAERPVLYVGGGVSRGHASVELAELAELTGAPVVTTLTARGVFPDSHEQHLGMPGMHGSVAAVSALQMSDLLITLGARFDDRVTGQLDSFAPKAKIIHADIDPAEISKNRTADVPIVGSVKEIIPELADAVRDTHAEAGKPDLAEWWTVLNRLRETYPMGYTPTEDGLMSPQKVIERLSEHSGSEAVYVAGVGQHQMWASQFVKYERPHQWLNSAGLGTMGFAVPAAMGAQVGNPDRVVWAIDGDGCFQMTNQELATCLINKIPIKVAIINNSSLGMVRQWQTLFYESRYSNTDLNTGHDTIRVPDFVKLAEAYGCVGLRCESEEDLDATIEQALAINDRPVVVDFVVSRDSMVWPMVPAGVGNSEIQVAKDMTPDWDEED; encoded by the coding sequence ATGAGCAACGGACCTCGCATCACCCCGTCGGTGATGCCATCCCATACGGCCCGTGACAGGCGGGACAGGAACGAGTCGCCGGCCGACAGTCTGGTCCCCGGCCTCAACCGGGTCGTCGAGCCGGTGCAGATGACCGGATCACAGGCGATCGTGCGGGCGCTGGAGGAACTGGGCGTGACGGACGTCTTCGGGCTTCCGGGCGGAGCCATCCTGCCGACCTATGACCCGTTGATGGACTCCACCACCATCCGCCATATCCTGGTGCGCCATGAGCAGGGCGCGGGCCACGCCGCACAGGGCTACTACCTGGCGTCGGGTCGGCCCGGCGTGGCGATCGCCACCTCGGGTCCCGGTGCCACCAACCTCGTGACGGCCATCGCGGATGCCCACATGGACTCCCAGGCCTGCGTGTTCATCACGGGCCAGGTCGCCTCGACGGCTATCGGCTCCGATGCGTTCCAGGAGGCGGACATCGTCGGCATCACCATGCCGATCACCAAGCACTCCCGGCTGATCACGAAGGCCGCCGACATCCCCCAGGCCATGGCCGAGGCCTTCCACATCGCCACCACCGGCCGCCCCGGTCCTGTCCTCGTGGACGTGGCCAAGGACGCCCAGCAGGCGATGATGGAGTTCTCCTGGCCCCCGAAGATCGACCTGCCGGGCTACCGGCCGGTGGTCCGTGGCCACTCCAAGCAGGTGCGGGAGGCTGCCCGGCTCATCCAGCGGGCCGAGCGTCCGGTCCTGTACGTGGGCGGCGGCGTCTCCCGCGGCCATGCCAGCGTCGAGCTGGCCGAGCTGGCCGAACTGACCGGCGCGCCCGTGGTCACCACCCTGACGGCGCGTGGCGTCTTCCCGGACTCCCATGAGCAGCACCTGGGCATGCCGGGCATGCACGGCTCCGTGGCCGCCGTCTCCGCCCTGCAGATGTCCGACCTGCTGATCACGCTCGGGGCCCGCTTCGACGACCGCGTCACGGGCCAGCTGGACTCCTTCGCGCCGAAGGCCAAGATCATCCACGCTGACATCGACCCGGCAGAGATCTCCAAGAACCGGACTGCGGACGTGCCGATCGTGGGCTCGGTCAAGGAGATCATCCCCGAGCTCGCCGATGCCGTGCGGGACACGCATGCCGAGGCCGGGAAGCCGGACCTGGCCGAGTGGTGGACCGTGCTGAATCGGCTCCGCGAGACCTACCCGATGGGCTACACGCCCACCGAGGATGGCCTGATGAGTCCGCAGAAGGTCATCGAGCGCCTCTCCGAGCACTCCGGGTCCGAGGCCGTGTACGTGGCCGGGGTGGGCCAGCACCAGATGTGGGCCAGCCAGTTCGTGAAGTACGAGCGACCCCACCAGTGGCTGAACTCCGCCGGGCTCGGGACCATGGGCTTCGCGGTCCCCGCCGCCATGGGCGCCCAGGTCGGCAATCCGGACCGAGTGGTCTGGGCCATCGACGGGGACGGATGCTTCCAGATGACCAACCAGGAGCTGGCCACCTGCCTGATCAACAAGATCCCGATCAAGGTGGCCATCATCAACAACTCCTCGTTGGGCATGGTCCGCCAGTGGCAGACCCTGTTCTACGAGTCCCGCTACTCGAACACGGACCTGAACACCGGGCACGACACCATCCGGGTGCCCGACTTCGTGAAGCTCGCGGAGGCCTACGGATGCGTCGGCCTGCGGTGCGAGAGCGAGGAGGACCTGGACGCCACGATCGAACAGGCCCTGGCGATCAACGACCGCCCCGTGGTCGTCGACTTCGTGGTCTCCCGTGACTCCATGGTGTGGCCGATGGTTCCGGCCGGTGTGGGCAACAGCGAGATCCAGGTCGCCAAGGACATGACCCCTGACTGGGACGAGGAGGACTGA
- the ilvN gene encoding acetolactate synthase small subunit: MARHTLSVLVEDLPGVLTRVTSLFARRAFNIHSLAVGTSELEGLSRITVVVDAEGDLLEQVTKQLNKLVNVIKVVELASGASVQRDHLLVKVRSDAASRSQVVQAVELFRASVVDVSTDSVTIEATGAADKLSALLEVLEPFGIRELVRSGTIAVGRGGKSMTDRALPKS, from the coding sequence ATGGCAAGGCATACGCTGTCCGTATTGGTGGAGGATCTGCCGGGCGTGCTGACGCGCGTCACCAGCCTCTTCGCCCGCCGCGCGTTCAACATCCACTCCCTCGCCGTGGGCACCTCGGAGCTGGAGGGGCTGTCCCGCATCACCGTGGTGGTGGACGCCGAGGGCGACCTGCTGGAACAGGTGACCAAGCAGCTGAACAAGCTCGTCAACGTCATCAAGGTCGTCGAACTCGCGTCCGGAGCATCCGTCCAGCGCGACCACCTGCTGGTCAAGGTCCGCTCCGACGCCGCGTCCCGGTCCCAGGTGGTCCAGGCCGTCGAGCTCTTCCGCGCCTCCGTGGTGGACGTCTCCACGGACTCGGTGACCATCGAGGCGACCGGCGCGGCCGACAAGCTGTCCGCACTGCTCGAGGTCCTGGAGCCCTTCGGAATCCGTGAGCTCGTGCGCTCCGGCACCATCGCCGTCGGGCGCGGGGGCAAGTCGATGACCGACCGTGCCCTCCCCAAGAGCTGA
- the ilvC gene encoding ketol-acid reductoisomerase, whose amino-acid sequence MTTTKYYEDDADLSIIQGRTVAVIGYGSQGHAHSLSLRDSGVDVRIGLAEGSKSRAKAEAEGLRVVSVAEAAAEADLIMILTPDQVQGAVYNEHIAPNLQDGDALFFAHGFNIRFGYIQPPAGVDVALVAPKGPGHVVRREFEAGRGVPALVAVEQDATGNAKNLALAYAKGIGGTRAGVIETTFTEETESDLFGEQAVLCGGASQLVQYGFETLTEAGYQPEIAYFEVLHELKLIVDLMVEGGIAKQRWSVSDTAEYGDYVSGPRVIDPSVKENMKAVLADIQDGTFAKRFMDDQAAGGPEFKKLRAAGEAHPIEKTGRELRQMFSWLKDSDDDYTEGTAAR is encoded by the coding sequence GTGACGACCACCAAGTACTACGAAGACGACGCCGACCTGTCGATCATCCAGGGCCGCACCGTCGCCGTCATCGGCTACGGCTCCCAGGGCCACGCGCACTCCCTGAGCCTGCGCGATTCCGGTGTCGACGTCCGCATCGGCCTGGCCGAGGGCTCGAAGTCCCGTGCCAAGGCCGAGGCCGAGGGCCTGCGCGTCGTCTCCGTGGCCGAGGCCGCTGCTGAAGCGGACCTCATCATGATCCTCACCCCGGACCAGGTCCAGGGCGCGGTCTACAACGAGCACATCGCCCCGAACCTGCAGGACGGCGACGCCCTGTTCTTCGCCCACGGCTTCAACATCCGCTTCGGCTACATCCAGCCCCCGGCCGGCGTGGACGTCGCCCTGGTCGCCCCGAAGGGCCCGGGCCACGTGGTCCGCCGCGAGTTCGAGGCCGGCCGCGGTGTGCCGGCGCTGGTCGCCGTGGAGCAGGACGCCACCGGCAACGCCAAGAACCTGGCCCTGGCCTACGCCAAGGGCATCGGTGGCACCCGCGCCGGCGTCATCGAGACCACTTTCACCGAGGAGACCGAGTCCGACCTCTTCGGCGAGCAGGCCGTGCTCTGCGGCGGCGCCTCCCAGCTGGTCCAGTACGGGTTCGAGACCCTGACCGAGGCCGGCTACCAGCCGGAGATCGCCTACTTCGAGGTCCTGCACGAGCTCAAGCTCATCGTGGACCTCATGGTCGAGGGCGGCATCGCCAAGCAGCGCTGGTCCGTCTCGGACACCGCCGAGTACGGCGACTACGTCTCCGGCCCGCGCGTGATCGACCCGTCCGTCAAGGAGAACATGAAGGCCGTGCTGGCCGACATCCAGGACGGCACCTTCGCGAAGCGCTTCATGGACGACCAGGCCGCCGGTGGCCCCGAGTTCAAGAAGCTGCGCGCCGCCGGCGAGGCCCACCCGATCGAGAAGACCGGCCGCGAGCTGCGCCAGATGTTCTCCTGGCTGAAGGACTCGGACGACGACTACACCGAGGGCACCGCGGCCCGCTGA
- the serA gene encoding phosphoglycerate dehydrogenase has protein sequence MSETKPVVLIAEELSPATVDALGPDFEIRTTDGSDRAQLLAALPEASAVLVRSATKMDAEAIAAAPNLKVIARAGVGLDNVDTKSATQAGVMVVNAPTSNILSAAELTCGHILGVARNIAPANRALKGGEWKRSKYSGVELYEKKLGIIGLGRIGSLVAERMRSFGMEILAYDPYVTSARAQQIGARLLSLDELLAESDFITIHMPRTPETLGMISDEQFRIMKDTAFVVNVARGGLIDEDALHRALEADIIGGAAIDVFSSEPAVDLPFFAHDNAVVTPHLGASTEEAQEKAGVSVAKSVRLALAGELVPDAVNVAGGVIHEDVRPGIPLAEKLGRILTALSTGDSLTVVELEVAGEIADKDVKSLQLAALKGVFTDVVSDQVSYVNAPVLAEQRGVESRLTTTAESPAYRNTVTVKGATSNGTQLSVAGTLTGPKQVQKVVGIDGYELEVPMAEHLLVFRYTDRPGVIGTIGQVLGDAGVNIAGMDVSRQEEGGEALALLTLDATLPAGVAEELGNAIGASKVAGIDLAD, from the coding sequence GTGTCTGAGACCAAGCCCGTTGTCCTCATTGCTGAAGAACTCTCCCCGGCCACGGTGGACGCGCTCGGTCCGGACTTCGAGATCAGGACCACGGACGGTTCGGACCGGGCTCAGCTGCTGGCGGCCCTGCCGGAGGCCAGCGCGGTGCTGGTCCGCTCGGCCACGAAGATGGACGCCGAGGCCATCGCGGCCGCGCCGAACCTGAAGGTCATCGCCCGGGCCGGCGTCGGGCTGGACAACGTGGACACGAAGTCTGCCACCCAGGCCGGCGTCATGGTCGTCAACGCCCCGACCTCCAACATCCTCTCGGCCGCGGAACTGACCTGCGGCCACATCCTCGGGGTGGCCCGCAACATCGCCCCGGCCAACCGTGCGCTCAAGGGCGGGGAGTGGAAGCGCTCCAAGTACTCGGGAGTCGAGCTCTACGAGAAGAAGCTCGGCATCATCGGCCTGGGCCGCATCGGATCGCTCGTGGCCGAGCGCATGCGCTCCTTCGGCATGGAGATCCTGGCCTACGACCCGTACGTCACCTCCGCCCGCGCCCAGCAGATCGGTGCCCGCCTGCTGTCCCTCGACGAGCTGCTGGCCGAGTCTGACTTCATCACCATCCACATGCCGCGAACCCCGGAGACCCTCGGCATGATCTCGGACGAGCAGTTCCGGATCATGAAGGACACCGCCTTCGTGGTGAACGTCGCCCGTGGCGGCCTGATCGACGAGGACGCCCTGCACCGCGCCCTCGAGGCCGACATCATCGGGGGCGCGGCCATCGACGTCTTCTCCTCCGAACCCGCCGTGGATCTGCCGTTCTTCGCCCATGACAACGCCGTGGTCACCCCGCACCTGGGCGCCTCCACCGAGGAGGCCCAGGAGAAGGCCGGCGTGTCCGTGGCCAAGTCCGTGCGCCTGGCGCTGGCCGGCGAGCTCGTCCCGGACGCCGTCAACGTGGCCGGCGGCGTCATCCACGAGGACGTCCGTCCCGGCATCCCGCTGGCCGAGAAGCTCGGCCGCATCCTCACGGCCCTGTCCACGGGGGACTCGCTCACCGTGGTGGAACTCGAGGTCGCCGGTGAGATCGCGGACAAGGACGTGAAGTCCCTGCAGCTGGCCGCCCTCAAGGGCGTGTTCACGGATGTGGTCTCGGACCAGGTCTCCTACGTCAACGCCCCGGTCCTGGCCGAGCAGCGCGGCGTCGAGTCCCGGCTGACCACCACCGCCGAGTCCCCGGCCTACCGGAACACCGTCACCGTCAAGGGCGCCACCTCCAACGGCACCCAGCTCTCCGTGGCCGGCACCCTGACGGGGCCGAAGCAGGTGCAGAAGGTCGTCGGCATCGACGGCTACGAGCTCGAGGTTCCCATGGCCGAGCACCTGCTCGTGTTCCGCTACACCGATCGTCCGGGCGTCATCGGCACCATCGGCCAGGTCCTGGGCGACGCCGGCGTGAACATCGCCGGGATGGACGTGTCCCGCCAGGAGGAGGGCGGGGAGGCCCTGGCCCTGCTGACCCTGGACGCCACGCTGCCGGCCGGCGTCGCGGAGGAGCTCGGCAACGCCATCGGCGCCTCGAAGGTGGCCGGCATCGACCTGGCGGACTGA
- the metG gene encoding methionine--tRNA ligase, whose amino-acid sequence MTSPDAEPQNQTPERVPYYLTTAISYPNGEPHIGHAYEFVGTDVMARFQRLDGKDVYFLTGTDEHGQKMQQTAQAEGITALELATRNSAAFKAVDDEVLDISYDRFIRTTDADHTPAVQEIWRRMEAAGDIYLDQYAGWYSVRDECFFGEDETEVRADGKRYATETGTEVTWTEEESYFFRLSQYQDRLLELYRTRPDFAAPQSRFNEVIRFVESGLEDLSISRTSFDWGIPVPAPAEGSGNRPTQDHVMYVWVDALTNYLTGAGFPEEDSEQYRFWPADLHVIGKDISRFHCIFWPAFLMSAGLELPRRVMIHGFLNNNGEKMSKSLGNVVGPAEWVEHYGLDAVRYFLLREFPFGADGSYSHEAVVGRKNADLANNLGNLAQRSLSMVAKNLDGVVPRPGEYTEADRALLDAAAGLLDTARADYRVQDYHHALEVTWGLLGDANAYFAEQQPWVLRKTDPARMATVLYVTLETVRRVALLVQPVMPGSAAKLLDLLGIAPSGDAGRTGASGAGPRSFAAWNEALVPGSSLPAPQPVFPRHEEPDAG is encoded by the coding sequence GTGACTTCTCCGGATGCCGAGCCCCAGAACCAGACCCCCGAGCGGGTGCCGTACTACCTGACGACCGCCATCTCCTACCCGAACGGTGAGCCCCACATCGGGCACGCCTACGAGTTCGTCGGCACGGACGTGATGGCCCGGTTCCAGCGGCTGGACGGCAAGGACGTGTACTTCCTGACCGGCACGGACGAGCACGGCCAGAAGATGCAGCAGACGGCCCAGGCCGAGGGCATCACCGCCCTGGAGCTGGCCACCCGGAACTCGGCGGCGTTCAAGGCGGTCGACGACGAGGTGCTGGACATCTCCTATGACCGGTTCATCCGCACCACGGACGCCGATCACACCCCGGCGGTCCAGGAGATCTGGCGCCGCATGGAGGCCGCCGGAGACATCTACCTGGACCAGTACGCCGGCTGGTACTCCGTCCGGGACGAGTGCTTCTTCGGCGAGGACGAGACCGAGGTCCGCGCGGACGGGAAGCGCTATGCCACCGAGACCGGCACCGAGGTGACGTGGACGGAGGAGGAGAGTTACTTCTTCCGTCTGTCCCAGTACCAGGACCGGCTGCTCGAGCTGTACCGCACCCGGCCGGACTTCGCCGCTCCGCAGTCCCGGTTCAACGAGGTCATCCGCTTCGTCGAGTCCGGCCTGGAGGACCTGTCCATCTCCCGGACCTCCTTTGACTGGGGGATCCCGGTACCGGCACCCGCCGAGGGCTCGGGTAACCGGCCCACGCAGGACCACGTCATGTACGTGTGGGTGGACGCCCTGACCAACTACCTCACCGGTGCCGGATTCCCGGAGGAGGACTCGGAGCAGTACCGCTTCTGGCCGGCCGATCTGCACGTGATCGGCAAGGACATCTCGCGGTTCCACTGCATCTTCTGGCCGGCCTTCCTGATGAGTGCCGGACTCGAGCTGCCCCGGCGGGTCATGATCCACGGCTTCCTCAACAACAACGGCGAGAAGATGTCCAAGTCCCTGGGCAACGTGGTCGGCCCCGCGGAGTGGGTCGAGCACTACGGCCTGGACGCCGTGCGCTACTTCCTGCTGCGCGAGTTCCCCTTCGGGGCCGATGGCTCGTACAGCCACGAGGCCGTCGTCGGGCGCAAGAACGCGGACCTGGCCAACAACCTCGGGAACCTCGCCCAGCGGTCCCTGTCCATGGTGGCCAAGAACCTGGACGGTGTGGTGCCACGGCCGGGGGAGTACACCGAGGCGGACCGTGCCCTGCTGGACGCGGCCGCCGGCCTGTTGGACACGGCCCGCGCGGACTACAGGGTGCAGGACTACCACCACGCCCTCGAGGTCACGTGGGGGCTGTTGGGTGATGCGAACGCCTACTTCGCAGAGCAGCAGCCCTGGGTGCTGCGCAAGACCGACCCCGCGCGGATGGCCACGGTGCTCTACGTGACCCTGGAGACCGTGCGTCGGGTGGCCCTGCTGGTGCAGCCGGTCATGCCCGGCTCCGCCGCGAAGCTGCTGGACCTCCTGGGTATCGCCCCCAGCGGCGACGCCGGCCGCACCGGTGCCTCGGGCGCCGGCCCGCGCTCCTTCGCGGCCTGGAACGAGGCCCTGGTGCCGGGCAGCTCCCTGCCCGCGCCCCAGCCGGTCTTCCCGCGGCACGAGGAGCCGGACGCCGGCTGA
- a CDS encoding 3-isopropylmalate dehydrogenase, whose amino-acid sequence MDTTASATVPSAASTGVATALDLAVIGGDGIGPEVTAEALKVMRAATAASGDAEIKATEYTLGAAHWLATGETLTDEALEQLRGHDAILFGAVGAAPNDIRIPSGLIERELLLKLRFSLDHGVNLRPSRLYPGVPSPLAHPGDIDFVVVREGTEGPYVGNGGAIRTGTAQEIATEVSINTAFGVERVVRHAFALAATRDRRHVTLVHKHNVLVHAGHLWRRTVEAVAAEHPDVTHDYMHVDAATIFMTTDPGRFDVIVTDNLFGDILTDLAAAVTGGIGLAASGNVNISGTAPSMFEPVHGSAPDIAGQQKADPTAAILSGALLLEHAGRSDAARRINEAVYADIASRGAAIGGADGGTVRSTSEIGDAIARSV is encoded by the coding sequence ATGGACACCACCGCCTCCGCCACCGTTCCGTCTGCTGCCTCCACCGGGGTGGCCACCGCCCTGGACCTCGCCGTCATCGGCGGCGACGGGATCGGCCCGGAAGTCACCGCAGAGGCCCTCAAGGTCATGCGTGCGGCCACCGCTGCCTCCGGCGACGCCGAGATCAAGGCCACCGAGTACACCCTCGGCGCCGCCCATTGGCTCGCGACGGGGGAGACGCTCACCGACGAGGCGCTCGAGCAGTTGCGAGGCCATGACGCCATCCTGTTCGGCGCCGTCGGGGCCGCCCCGAACGACATCCGGATCCCCTCCGGGCTGATCGAACGCGAGCTGCTGCTCAAGCTCCGGTTCTCACTCGATCACGGCGTGAACCTGCGCCCGTCTCGCCTCTACCCGGGCGTCCCGAGCCCGCTGGCCCACCCCGGGGACATCGACTTCGTGGTGGTCCGTGAGGGCACCGAAGGCCCCTATGTGGGCAACGGGGGTGCCATCCGGACCGGGACGGCGCAGGAGATCGCGACCGAGGTCTCCATCAACACCGCCTTCGGCGTGGAGCGCGTGGTTCGCCATGCCTTCGCCCTGGCCGCCACCCGTGATCGCCGCCATGTCACCCTGGTGCACAAGCACAACGTCCTGGTCCACGCCGGACACCTGTGGCGCCGAACCGTGGAGGCCGTGGCCGCCGAGCACCCGGACGTCACCCACGACTACATGCACGTCGATGCCGCCACCATCTTCATGACCACGGACCCGGGGCGCTTCGACGTCATCGTGACGGACAACCTGTTCGGCGACATCCTCACGGATCTCGCCGCGGCTGTGACCGGGGGCATCGGCCTGGCCGCCTCCGGCAATGTCAACATCTCCGGCACCGCGCCGTCCATGTTCGAGCCGGTCCACGGCTCCGCCCCGGACATCGCCGGCCAGCAGAAGGCCGACCCGACGGCAGCCATCCTCTCCGGCGCCCTCCTGCTCGAGCACGCGGGCCGCTCCGACGCCGCCCGCCGCATCAACGAGGCCGTGTACGCGGACATCGCCTCGCGCGGCGCGGCAATCGGTGGAGCCGACGGCGGGACCGTTCGGAGCACCTCCGAGATCGGCGACGCCATCGCCCGCTCCGTCTGA
- a CDS encoding branched-chain amino acid aminotransferase, with the protein MEFARHPHPSPIAEERRREILVSPGFGQHFTDHMVSIDWTRASGDAAAESSAPHSGGEWHDARLEPFGPLSLSPAAAVFHYAQEIFEGLKAYRHDDGSVWTFRPQANAARLNRSARRLALPELPEEVFLEALRVLVSTDQSWVPDGDGQSLYLRPFMIATEEFLGVRPANEVGFKVIASPAGNYFGGELKPVSIWVSRELARAGHGGTGAAKFGGNYAASLAAQLEASAHGCDQVLFLDPVRDNAVEELGGMNVFFVFADGSLVTPELTGTILEGVTRSSVLQLGRDRGLNVVERSITVEEWRAGVASGEITEVFACGTAAVITPIGTLVDGEDSFMSPEIDPATSVALDIRRELLDLQTGHGDDRHGWLHRLV; encoded by the coding sequence ATGGAATTCGCCCGCCACCCCCATCCCTCGCCGATCGCCGAGGAGCGGCGCCGGGAGATCCTGGTCAGCCCCGGCTTCGGACAGCACTTCACCGACCACATGGTCTCCATCGACTGGACCCGGGCGTCCGGGGATGCCGCCGCGGAGTCCTCGGCACCCCACAGCGGGGGAGAGTGGCATGATGCCCGCCTTGAGCCGTTCGGCCCGCTGTCCCTCTCACCGGCCGCCGCCGTGTTCCACTATGCCCAGGAGATCTTCGAGGGTCTCAAGGCCTACCGGCATGACGACGGCAGCGTGTGGACCTTCCGCCCGCAGGCCAATGCCGCACGGCTGAACCGTTCCGCCCGCCGCCTGGCGTTGCCGGAGCTGCCGGAGGAGGTCTTCCTGGAGGCGCTGCGCGTGCTGGTCTCCACGGATCAGTCCTGGGTCCCGGATGGCGACGGCCAATCGCTCTACCTGCGCCCCTTCATGATCGCCACCGAGGAGTTCCTCGGCGTGCGGCCGGCCAACGAGGTCGGCTTCAAGGTCATCGCCTCCCCGGCCGGCAACTACTTCGGCGGCGAGCTCAAGCCCGTGTCCATCTGGGTGTCCCGTGAGCTGGCCCGTGCCGGCCATGGCGGAACGGGGGCCGCCAAGTTCGGGGGCAACTACGCCGCGTCGCTGGCGGCTCAGCTTGAGGCCTCGGCCCACGGCTGCGACCAGGTCCTGTTCCTGGACCCGGTCCGGGACAACGCTGTCGAGGAACTCGGCGGCATGAACGTCTTCTTCGTCTTCGCGGACGGCAGCCTGGTCACTCCGGAGCTGACCGGCACCATCCTGGAGGGTGTGACGCGCTCCTCTGTGCTCCAGTTGGGCCGGGATCGCGGCCTGAACGTGGTCGAGCGCTCCATCACCGTCGAGGAATGGCGCGCGGGAGTGGCCAGCGGGGAGATCACCGAGGTCTTCGCTTGCGGCACGGCCGCGGTCATCACCCCGATCGGCACCCTCGTGGACGGCGAGGACTCCTTCATGTCGCCGGAGATCGATCCGGCGACCTCGGTGGCGCTGGACATCCGCCGCGAACTGCTGGACCTGCAGACCGGCCACGGCGACGATCGGCACGGTTGGCTGCACCGGCTGGTGTGA
- a CDS encoding fumarylacetoacetate hydrolase family protein → MRIARFVVDAEPQYGLVEGEAENPQADPEDLEVVVLHGDPFFQGIQPTATRHRLADVRLVAPIIPRSKIVGIGRNWADHASELGNAVPDSPQFFLKPNTSVVGPGEPVTLPAWSEQISYEAELAVVIGTICKDVPAERVDDVVFGYTVGNDLTARDAQKSDLQWARAKGFDGACPLGPWIETGLTSADTEDLGIRMELDGAVVQDGRTSDMVFGVKEIVSAVSQAFTLLPGDVILTGTPAGVGLVEGGQRTEATVEGIGTLTTVFRR, encoded by the coding sequence ATGCGCATTGCCCGATTTGTTGTAGACGCCGAACCACAGTACGGACTCGTCGAGGGGGAGGCGGAGAACCCCCAGGCGGACCCAGAGGACCTCGAGGTCGTGGTCCTCCATGGGGACCCGTTCTTCCAGGGCATCCAGCCGACCGCCACGCGCCACCGCCTGGCGGACGTGCGTCTCGTGGCGCCCATCATTCCCCGGTCCAAGATCGTGGGCATCGGGCGCAACTGGGCGGACCACGCCTCCGAACTCGGCAACGCCGTCCCGGACAGCCCGCAGTTCTTCCTCAAGCCCAACACCTCCGTGGTGGGTCCGGGGGAGCCGGTCACCCTGCCGGCCTGGAGCGAGCAGATCTCGTATGAGGCCGAGCTGGCCGTGGTTATCGGCACCATCTGCAAGGACGTCCCCGCCGAACGCGTGGACGATGTGGTCTTCGGCTACACGGTCGGCAACGACCTCACCGCCCGGGACGCGCAGAAGTCCGATCTGCAGTGGGCCCGCGCCAAGGGCTTCGACGGCGCCTGCCCCCTCGGGCCATGGATCGAGACCGGCCTGACCAGTGCGGACACCGAGGACCTGGGCATCCGGATGGAACTGGACGGCGCCGTCGTCCAGGACGGCCGCACCTCGGACATGGTCTTCGGTGTGAAGGAGATCGTCTCCGCCGTCTCCCAGGCCTTCACCCTGCTCCCCGGTGACGTCATCCTCACCGGGACGCCGGCCGGCGTCGGGCTCGTGGAAGGCGGGCAGCGGACCGAGGCCACCGTGGAGGGCATCGGCACCCTCACCACGGTGTTCCGCCGCTGA